DNA from Plasmodium cynomolgi strain B DNA, chromosome 12, whole genome shotgun sequence:
CGACTCGTTCCTGGTTTGCTGCGGTTTGGCTATTCTCGCTGCCACGTCTGTTATTGCGTCGATTGCCGTGTTCGCCCCCACGTCCGTAGCCACCTCCACTGCCACCTCCATTGCCACCACTGCTGCTGTTCTGACCGGACTGATTGTCCACATTTCGCAGGGCATTATTATCACCGTCATTGTTTCCCTTCTGTTCATTCGTTTTGGGTTCATGTAAAATCCATATATTTCTTGGATTTCTCAAGTAGACAAAATAGGATGGATCCAACTTGCTGTTATATTCCCTCCTAACGTTGTACGTGTGCTTGGCGTAAATGTATGGAGGCCTTCCACATTTCAGATGGTCATTTGAGAAACAATTTAAGCAGGACATACTTTTGTACGGatattgaatatattttaagtCATTTATAAGCTTTCCTGTATTCGCTTTGAATGCAACATATTGTGCCTTGGTGTTGTGGCAAATCGGTCCAGTCACTCGTTTATAGCATAGGAAGCAGTATGTATTTCTACACACATGTCTGAATGTCAACTCTCTGTCGCAATCGCTAGATCCGCAGTTCTGAcatgtgtactttttttctttatacaATTCGCTTTGGAAgtaaaagtggaaaaacaaattttcgGAATTGATGTCTGGGAATTTTActagccaattttttattttttctcgaaAATCGTCTACCACGTGGTTGGACTTGGAATCGTCTGGGCAAATTTCTTCACACGTTTGTACACACCTTTCTGCACAAAATTCTGCACTTTCATCCgtggtccctttttttggagtgCCCCCCTCCGCGTTTTCGATTACCACTGGGGGGGGGTCCTCCTCCTGCAcggttttttcttctatttcgACAGTTCCCACTTGGTCAATTGAGTCGTCCCCAGTATTTTCTACACCAGCATCGATAGCAGCGTTTTCTTCACCCGAATCGGTGGCAGCATTTTCTACACCCGCATCGGTGGCAGCGTTTTCTTCACCCGCATCGGTGGcagcgtttttttctctctcttccTTCACAGCAACTACACCTTTCGATGGGGGGTTGGACCCCTTCCGCGGCGCCTCCCTTCCCAAAAGGACATCCACAAAATTGTCATAATCCCCCGGCTTATCTTCGCCAATCACATTTGGGTCATAGTAATATCTGTTGCTGGCCTCATTTTGCCTGctccttttatttctctccTGAGAGGCAGATGAAACGATGAgataaattttatctttcCTCAATTTCAgtaatttgttttcattccTTTCCAATTTATGttccttaaaaaaagaatcttGTTCCAAATGTTCGGGTCCCtcaattaaaatattatcctTTTGAAAACTGGTCAAAATATGAGCTcgaattttcttcctcataTTTTCATAGTCATTAATTTGATTTTCGTTTAATTCTTCCAGCATATCGAAACTATCGTTTGTGCTGATTTGATCCATTTCCAGGGTTATGACTTCATCTTCTTCGACGCTACAGTGGTTATTATTGTTATCATTCGTATTGTTCTTGtttccattatttttgttgtatTCCTCATCGGGGGGCACTGTAAGACCCTCCCTATCCCTCCCGAAATTCCCCAACTGATTCTTTTCTGTATTTGTATTTAAGCGAACATTTTTGTCTGGATTTATGTTTATTGTAAAAAGATTATCCATTaaaaggtgtttttttttttttttttacttatttttccGTCCTATAACGGCGTGTTTGTGGCGCCTCGGATATTCGCGCAAGGTGTTTTTTTGTAGGAgtgatattatttttcctctcccATTAACTGCGTTCTTTTacttcccttttgtgttAACTCTTCCCATTAATTGCGCTGTGTGCAATGATGTCCACTACCCTCTTTCGGATAAAAAAGCTTGCGCAGAGGTGTGTACAATTAATGTGTTTGCACTACAAGTGGATGctcacatgtatatattagaACGCTCTGCTGTGCATATGGGTCATAGGGCcactgtttgttttttctcagtTTGGAAGAATTTCGGCACCCATTTggccctttttcttctgctcTCTTTCCACTACAAAAAGCGCCAAAAGGAGTAGAGGGGAACAAATGTCATTTTATCCAACTTAGTAGCAGGTGGGAGGGAATTGGTCGAGTGGGCAAAATTGGTAAggttaaaaacaaaacagccaAGGtcagcaaaagggaaaaaaaaacgctgcaCGTTACTGAAACATGAGCAAAAGCTGCAGGTCAACCAAACGTAAAACAAACGCTACAAGTTAGCCAAACGTAAACAAGCGCTGCAAGTTAACCAGTTTTTGCGcagctttcatttttcattttcatgttTCACTCCGGATGGCGGaattgctcattttttcccttattcACTCGAAAGTTAAGTTAAAACAATATTGCAGTTTTTCCTCGCATGAATGAAGTATTCCTTTCTCGCGACGTAACAATACTATTGcataacattttaaaaacaaaaaaaatgcgaactgtttagtttgaaaaaaattattctcaTAAGGTGCAAATGATAggagcaaaaatgggaaaagcgGCGTAATAAAAAGCAGAAGCTCGgcaccccaaaaaaaaaaaaaaaaaaaNNNNNNNNNNTAATACCAATAACGCCGTTACGATTTTGTACAATAATAAGCGCTTGTTATGTTACAGGTATACGCATTTCCCCACTTTTGGAAAACGACCCAACGTTGCTAAATGGAGGcccaaggagaaaaaaacttcaccaaaaacaaaaaaacacgcTTATTATAAGTTTGACTTGCCATATAAAGTGTGCCATCCGTCATGcttgcaattttttcgttccttaGCCTGGACGGGGAAGGCACATAACAGGACATACTTCCTCTTCTTGAATACAACTGTTCGTCACTTTTGACTTTTGGCGATCCATTACGGTCATGTGATATGTTTTactatggaaaaaaaaagaccaaaaCTCGTTTAGCCAGACGTTACAAAAACTTCAAAAGGGATGATGACAAATGGGAGTGtgcgttttttcattttaaaaaggtgcacACATTTGATCATTATGCTTACGTCCCCTTTGTAATGAAATGAAAGACCAACACGATTATTTTATCAGGCAGTAggaggccaaaaaaaagaaaaaaaaatagtttccGTTGTACTGATAAGCCATACAGATGCCACAATGCTCAGACGGGGGACAAactaccccctttttggaaacAAGTTCTATTCATCTCtcttctcaattttgtgttGAAATATACTTAACCTATTGGTAGGAAaaattatgcttttttttccgtcccATTGTTTTGCTCCATATCATATCTCAAAAGGAGTAAGGTAAAGAAGCGGAACGAAgcagaataaaataaagccaAATTAAACACACTCAGGTTTTGCCTACCATGTAGTAAGCGAAACCCAGTTTTGCTTCAAGTCTACGGAAAAGTAGCTACGCTGGGCCTATAGATGGCCTTAAAAGAATAAACACCCCATATAAATTATTCTCTCATTTGCATACTAATGTATATGGTGATTCTTTCTTTCCTGATTTTACTAGCGCAACATTTTAAAAGTCGAACCTGTGTTCAGTATTGTCACTTCCAAATTGGTTCCTATATATGTCAGaataattcacaaaaaaagggtaaaatgAGCAGATACACGTTcatgcatgtatgcacaCGTGTATGCAAGATGTTCCTAATCGCAACTCTCGTGAGAGGCTCCAACGGGGCAATCGTGTAAGTGTGCTGCAATGGCACTTTTTCTCGTCGAATCGTTTACCccgcttaaaaaaaaaaaaaaaaaaatatcataataatGTAAGATGCAAAAAGGTTACTGCAGCAAACGTGAAAACATATTAAtgttaaagagaaaaatgagcgCAACGATTGAAGGAAGGGCAACTGTACCATGTAAGTGTAGCCCTTCtcagcagaaaaaaggggaaaacctTTTAAGATGTGATGGAGCACATGAGCGCACATATGTGACTGCTCGACTGGCTGATTAATGCACTGGAATGTAGAGAACGTAGCTGCAGCCCCCGTtagagtgaaaaaattgcggCGCGAGGCTCCAAAGTACGCAAGCGCAGATACGGCAAAGCGATGTTCAGTGAGCATACCCACCGTTTTATCATACGTGCTCTTCGTGTGTATTCCTGCACGGTTGCACCAGCTTGAGCAAGTGCCGCCGATATTGACGCCGTTGAagcagtagcagtagtagcagTATATGCCGCTCTCCCCTGTGCGTAATTTTTCCTTGGTAAAAGATGAACATTGTGTTGTGCCTAATTTGGatccttatatatatagctgACGACGGAAGTAAGGCAAATGTGGAGTGCAAAAGACAGAATGACGTAAACAAAGCGAATAAGATCTACTCGTACAGCCTATTGAAGGGTAAAGTACAGGATCGAAATGCACACCATCGGAATTTTGTACTTTATAAGAGACGAGCACTGTTCCATATACGCATCCCGAGGAAGAACCTGGAGAGGCACAACCTATTCAGCAATGATCTccgttataaaaaaattaacaaatttttggaaaataaaaagacaaaCAAGTTGtgttatttacatataagTAATAACCAtcatggaataaaaaaaaagaggaataaaaacaaaacttTGCAACTgttgtttgaaaaaaaaaagttgctgcaagaatatttttgcaacttAAAATCATCCTTTATGGATAGATAtagaaacacaaaaattgtAACGAAGCTTTTTTTATCGTCCTCTTTGTTGATGCTAACCCTTAACCTCATTGGAGTAAAACCAGAAGACATCGCTCTACACGATAAAAGAATAATCAGAGCATTTGAATTTTACAGAATTGTAACATCAGCATTGTTTTATGGTGACATATCACTATACGTGTTAACAAATGTTTATATGTTATATGTGCAGAGTCAGGAGTTGGAAAGGTCCGTGGGTTCATCTGAAACGCTggctttttatttgtcccAAATTTCTATCCTCTCCGTAATTTGCTCCTACTTGAAGAAGCCCTTCTATTCAACAGCACTGCTGAAATCGCTGCTCTTTGTAAACTGTATGTTAAATCCTTATCAGAAATCTAACTTAATTTTTgggataaatatttacaatatttacTTACCCTATTTCTCCATCTTTATTGATATTTTGCATGCACAAGATTTGAAAGCTTCCCTGTCGGGGATACTGGGGGTGACCAGTGGGTCCATTTACTACCTTTTGAATATTTACGCGTATGAAAAATTCAACAAAAAGTTTTTTCTAATTCCGCGTTTTTTGAGGAATTATCTCGATTCGGTGAGCACGGACGATGTGTTCTAGTTGATCCTTGCGGAGGGGGGCGTAAAACATGAACAATTTCGCATTCGCCATGTTGTACTGCGATTTCTATTCCACCTTTACCTCTGtgtttgccctttttttcagtgagtttctcaattttttttcagtaaaatatgtttttttttttttttccccctcccatGCGGATTTCCCCCGGCATATGTGTATCCTGGTGCACATTATACACTGCACCTCCTTCTCGCTAAAACGCTTTGCTGTGATAattaaatgggaaaagaCAAACTCTGTGGTGCTCTGCACcaactttgtttttaatatACACATTGGAAGCAGGCGAGTAGATGTCGCCACTTACAAGTGCTATCCGCTTCTTGATTAGAAAACATAGTCCCATCACatggttataaaaaaagacatttcCCACTACAGTACCATTTACTGGGTCGCTACTATTTGTGGAGTCACCACCTTTTGCGCAACCCTTCTGGACAATTACACTAAATTGTTGTTCATAGTTAATTGCACGTTCCAAACTTTTGGACGCatttttcaacaaaaaaaaagttggctTGAATAAACTCCTAtcattaatttgtttcaCGTACTTGTGAAAAAACGAATCGGCCAAAATAGTTTTATTTAAACTGTCGCAACTCTCCAAGAACATTTCGAGGTAGTTGTAATTTACACACATCGTCAATTGGTacttatttataaatatttcgtTCCTTGTTCTGTTTATTGCTTCTTGACCTACGTAGCAACCTTTGTCTTTTGCCAAATAGTTTAACTTATCGTAGTTCAGGTCGAAGGGGGACAGGTCTTTAAATTTGAAGGCGTCTCTGTCGATGTTCCCCCTCGAGCCATTCGCTGCGTCGGATACACTGGGCCCACCATAAACAGACGAACCATGCGAACCACTTGCGTTTCCCTCCGTGCTCTCCACAAAAAGCGGATCGTTTGAATACAAATTTTCCACGACTCCTAAATTCAGCTTCATGTAATCATACACGAAAGTGGAGGGTAGATttaccttttcttccttttcaaagCTGAGAAGCATTTCGCAGGCCTCCTTTTTATTCCCGTTGCTAGGCTGGTCGATTCCCCCGTTGGGCGCTTTACTCCAGGGGGAATTTACAAAGTCTGTTGTCACGACTATGCCTGTGtctttgtcccttttttcgtctaccagcttcttccccttccccctcaTTTGGTACATTCTATATCCTAAGAAGTCATTTCTTGCATCTTTGGACAGGAGGAATATTCCTGGGTCATTGGAAAGAGTAGAAagttcttcctccatttggcTAGCGCTATCTCCATCGCTGCCCACCGCGTCTCCTGTGGAAATTCCCCCTCGGAGGATGGACGCATCTGACAGGAGCTGATAAACTGCGATGTTGGCCATCTCGCTAAAGTGAACATCACATGAGAGTTTGCGCTTTTCCAATATGTTGAGCAACATTTTGGATGCTTTCACATTACAGTCCATGTAGAAGAGGCTAAAGGCATTCTCTTCATGGGTATATTTTACATTGTATAAAAAACAGTCCgccaatatttttccattgttttgcaaaaatagggAAGGCAATCCTTGGGTCCATTTTTTGTAGTTTACATTATGGCCACACAGTTGATACGCACTTGTATCATCCAGGCTggataatacatttttggggacatttttatataaagaaaaatcctTTTccgttattattttatttaaatcgTTGGTTGTCAAGCTTTGCAGAAATCTGAATGAGTCTGTTCCACAAATTTGCACGAGcgtcctattttttaatctgcACAAGAGGTACTTATTCATTGAATTAAACTTTGTTATAtgccaaaaaatggatgtgactgttttgttcgttt
Protein-coding regions in this window:
- a CDS encoding hypothetical protein (putative), encoding MDNLFTININPDKNVRLNTNTEKNQLGNFGRDREGLTVPPDEEYNKNNGNKNNTNDNNNNHCSVEEDEVITLEMDQISTNDSFDMLEELNENQINDYENMRKKIRAHILTSFQKDNILIEGPEHLEQDSFFKEHKLERNENKLLKLRKDKIYLIVSSASQERNKRSRQNEASNRYYYDPNVIGEDKPGDYDNFVDVLLGREAPRKGSNPPSKGVVAVKEEREKNAATDAGEENAATDAGVENAATDSGEENAAIDAGVENTGDDSIDQVGTVEIEEKTVQEEDPPPVVIENAEGGTPKKGTTDESAEFCAERCVQTCEEICPDDSKSNHVVDDFREKIKNWLVKFPDINSENLFFHFYFQSELYKEKKYTCQNCGSSDCDRELTFRHVCRNTYCFLCYKRVTGPICHNTKAQYVAFKANTGKLINDLKYIQYPYKSMSCLNCFSNDHLKCGRPPYIYAKHTYNVRREYNSKLDPSYFVYLRNPRNIWILHEPKTNEQKGNNDGDNNALRNVDNQSGQNSSSGGNGGGSGGGYGRGGEHGNRRNNRRGSENSQTAANQERVGAALHNRHKDDSNFSSNHNVYMVEDKHSYDSSKRKVILTKYSFNDNAQRNKQKRNYNTYDQDSQNNFHSNNKRHKNDAHQSSSYYDYKNKQQVRNDKHDNISDFYQHGGKHGNGNRDNDQYSSRHHNKNRYIHDNSIGDYYNNDDRGQDNRNNGNNHPGSYYNLHNETNDGAKGYTSGQMYSARAGLYKFSNASSGQFSNPRGGSSMKPNNANFHVNKNNSHSMYSRHPNNQHYDNNPKRNQSKGNHGSYSGHNSNVALHKHNDHSGNGLANNKGGNTLYKNTYKNVHPDRGGYHDYR
- a CDS encoding hypothetical protein (putative); amino-acid sequence: MNIVLCLIWILIYIADDGSKANVECKRQNDVNKANKIYSYSLLKGKVQDRNAHHRNFVLYKRRALFHIRIPRKNLERHNLFSNDLRYKKINKFLENKKTNKLCYLHISNNHHGIKKKRNKNKTLQLLFEKKKLLQEYFCNLKSSFMDRYRNTKIVTKLFLSSSLLMLTLNLIGVKPEDIALHDKRIIRAFEFYRIVTSALFYGDISLYVLTNVYMLYVQSQELERSVGSSETLAFYLSQISILSVICSYLKKPFYSTALLKSLLFVNCMLNPYQKSNLIFGINIYNIYLPYFSIFIDILHAQDLKASLSGILGVTSGSIYYLLNIYAYEKFNKKFFLIPRFLRNYLDSVSTDDVF
- a CDS encoding aminomethyl transferase domain containing protein (putative), producing the protein MNKYLLCRLKNRTLVQICGTDSFRFLQSLTTNDLNKIITEKDFSLYKNVPKNVLSSLDDTSAYQLCGHNVNYKKWTQGLPSLFLQNNGKILADCFLYNVKYTHEENAFSLFYMDCNVKASKMLLNILEKRKLSCDVHFSEMANIAVYQLLSDASILRGGISTGDAVGSDGDSASQMEEELSTLSNDPGIFLLSKDARNDFLGYRMYQMRGKGKKLVDEKRDKDTGIVVTTDFVNSPWSKAPNGGIDQPSNGNKKEACEMLLSFEKEEKVNLPSTFVYDYMKLNLGVVENLYSNDPLFVESTEGNASGSHGSSVYGGPSVSDAANGSRGNIDRDAFKFKDLSPFDLNYDKLNYLAKDKGCYVGQEAINRTRNEIFINKYQLTMCVNYNYLEMFLESCDSLNKTILADSFFHKYVKQINDRSLFKPTFFLLKNASKSLERAINYEQQFSVIVQKGCAKGGDSTNSSDPVNGTVVGNVFFYNHVMGLCFLIKKRIALVSGDIYSPASNVYIKNKVGAEHHRVCLFPFNYHSK